A single Gemmatimonadota bacterium DNA region contains:
- a CDS encoding FAD-dependent oxidoreductase has translation MSRTIVVGAGVIGLACAYSLRRRGREVVVVDMGLPGEACTKGNAGWITPSISAPIPAPGLTLTSIKWMLKSDSPLYISPVAAPGLARWLWRFWRYCNPRDFVAGLNAVASLNQSTHAAFAQLERDGVAFELHRDGLLFVFKDEGYMENLRREFDYYKNYGYSVPDRMSGDDIRRLEPGVSAAVTTGFLVKEEAHVRPETLAAGYLAKLRELGVEVKSGVRVVRAARTGGRVTGIETDSGSLSGDEVLVAAGAWSGQVTELFGVPLPVQAGKGYSITVNGGGPKLTRPVYLGEARIGCSPFNGSVRFAGTMELSGINTELDRRRVRGIRKGIGDYLAEPLGEAEGTEWVGMRPLTPDGLPMLGKVPGFDNLFLATGHAMLGVTLAPVTGEVMADLMTGEGSPIAKPFDPGRFRW, from the coding sequence ATGAGTCGAACCATTGTCGTTGGGGCCGGCGTGATCGGGTTGGCCTGTGCCTACTCGCTCCGGCGTCGCGGGCGCGAGGTGGTGGTCGTCGATATGGGCCTCCCCGGTGAAGCCTGTACCAAGGGCAACGCCGGGTGGATTACGCCCTCCATCTCGGCGCCGATTCCGGCCCCGGGCCTGACGTTGACGTCGATCAAGTGGATGCTCAAGAGCGATAGCCCGCTCTATATCTCTCCGGTGGCTGCCCCGGGACTGGCCCGGTGGCTCTGGCGGTTCTGGCGGTACTGCAATCCCCGCGATTTCGTGGCCGGGCTCAATGCGGTGGCCTCGCTGAATCAATCGACCCACGCGGCCTTTGCCCAGCTGGAACGCGATGGGGTGGCCTTCGAACTCCATCGGGATGGATTGCTCTTCGTCTTCAAGGACGAGGGGTACATGGAGAACCTCCGCCGGGAGTTCGACTACTACAAGAACTACGGCTACTCGGTGCCGGACCGGATGTCCGGTGACGACATCCGCCGGCTCGAGCCGGGCGTGTCAGCGGCCGTCACGACCGGATTCCTGGTCAAGGAGGAGGCCCACGTCCGCCCGGAGACCCTCGCCGCCGGATACCTGGCGAAGCTCCGGGAGCTCGGCGTCGAGGTCAAGAGCGGGGTGCGGGTCGTCCGGGCGGCGCGGACCGGCGGGCGGGTCACGGGGATCGAGACCGACAGCGGGTCGCTGTCGGGCGATGAGGTGTTGGTGGCCGCCGGGGCTTGGTCCGGCCAAGTCACCGAACTGTTCGGGGTGCCGCTCCCGGTCCAAGCCGGCAAGGGCTACAGCATCACCGTAAACGGCGGTGGCCCGAAGTTGACCCGGCCCGTTTATCTGGGCGAGGCCCGGATTGGATGTTCGCCGTTCAACGGCTCGGTGCGGTTTGCCGGGACGATGGAGTTGTCCGGGATCAACACGGAGCTCGACCGGCGCCGGGTCCGCGGCATCCGGAAGGGCATCGGCGACTACCTGGCGGAGCCGCTTGGGGAAGCCGAGGGAACCGAATGGGTGGGGATGCGGCCGTTGACGCCGGACGGCCTCCCGATGTTAGGCAAGGTACCTGGATTCGACAATCTGTTCCTGGCCACCGGGCACGCGATGCTTGGCGTCACCCTGGCCCCGGTCACCGGGGAAGTGATGGCCGATCTGATGACCGGCGAAGGAAGTCCGATCGCCAAGCCGTTCGACCCCGGCCGGTTTCGGTGGTAG
- a CDS encoding class A beta-lactamase-related serine hydrolase has protein sequence MTRSTWLSSLGLVLIGGAPGRSAADPDPKAIDAIFAKYDHTTAPGCAVGVFRNGQTIFGRGYGMADLNQGVPITTNTVFYIASTSKQFTAMSTALLAEQGKISLDDPVRKWVPELPAGADRVTIRHLVHHTSGLRDYLGLWGTSGRGFADEIPEEVGLDLIVRQKALDFEPGSRYSYSNSGYFLLSVIVHRASGKTLRQFAEANIFGPLGMTATHFHDNNAEIVGRRAEGYQPLPGGGFEIVRTSFALVGDGGLLTTIQDLARWDENFYANRLGTRGAALVDQVTTPGRLNTGEAQTYAFGLMAGQYRGQPVIEHGGSFIGYRAQLLRFPAQHFSVAVLCNDYTAQPERMAHQVADLYLADRLAPVAGPKTKAAGATLAADRLDRWVGSYELMPGAVSRVTRDGAALTMSVFGQVIPLAAIDDSTFDASPIADQVAFRMTAAGPAMTVKAIGIVDPVVRLSPPPAYTAAELQAFVGRYASDELDTWSVIEAKGDTLRARTRWAAWATLQPIAKDRFGVAGARVQFERDRAGKVTGYRVSAGRMQNVGFVRR, from the coding sequence ATGACCCGTTCCACTTGGCTCAGTTCCCTCGGTCTCGTTCTCATCGGCGGGGCACCGGGGCGCTCCGCGGCTGATCCCGACCCCAAGGCGATCGACGCGATCTTCGCCAAGTACGACCACACCACGGCGCCGGGTTGCGCGGTGGGCGTCTTTCGGAACGGGCAGACGATCTTCGGCCGGGGCTATGGGATGGCCGACCTCAACCAAGGCGTCCCGATCACGACCAACACGGTCTTCTACATCGCCTCAACCTCGAAACAGTTCACCGCGATGAGTACGGCGCTCTTGGCCGAGCAAGGGAAGATTTCGCTCGACGATCCGGTCCGAAAATGGGTGCCGGAGCTTCCGGCCGGGGCCGACCGGGTGACGATTCGGCATCTGGTGCACCATACCAGCGGCCTGCGGGACTACCTCGGTCTTTGGGGTACCTCGGGGCGGGGCTTTGCCGACGAGATCCCCGAGGAAGTGGGACTCGATTTGATCGTCCGGCAGAAAGCGCTCGATTTCGAACCGGGGAGCCGCTACTCATACTCGAATTCAGGCTACTTCCTGTTGTCGGTGATCGTACACCGGGCCAGTGGCAAGACCCTCCGTCAGTTCGCCGAAGCCAACATCTTTGGTCCTCTCGGGATGACGGCCACCCATTTCCACGACAACAATGCCGAAATCGTCGGGCGGCGCGCCGAAGGGTATCAGCCATTGCCGGGCGGCGGGTTCGAGATCGTCCGGACCAGCTTTGCCCTGGTCGGCGACGGCGGATTGCTGACGACGATTCAGGATCTGGCTCGATGGGACGAGAACTTCTACGCCAACCGGCTCGGAACCCGAGGCGCGGCGCTGGTCGACCAGGTCACCACGCCCGGGCGGCTCAACACCGGTGAGGCCCAGACGTACGCGTTCGGCCTGATGGCCGGGCAGTACCGCGGCCAGCCGGTCATCGAGCACGGCGGCTCCTTCATCGGCTACCGGGCCCAGTTGCTGCGGTTCCCGGCCCAGCATTTCTCGGTGGCCGTACTTTGCAACGACTACACCGCTCAGCCTGAGCGGATGGCCCACCAGGTGGCCGACCTGTATCTGGCCGACCGACTGGCCCCGGTGGCCGGACCGAAGACCAAAGCCGCCGGCGCGACCCTCGCAGCCGACCGGCTGGACCGGTGGGTGGGGAGTTACGAGCTGATGCCCGGGGCGGTAAGTCGGGTGACGAGGGACGGCGCGGCGCTCACGATGAGCGTCTTCGGGCAGGTGATTCCTCTCGCGGCGATCGACGATTCGACGTTCGACGCCTCACCGATCGCCGACCAGGTCGCGTTCCGGATGACCGCCGCCGGACCCGCCATGACGGTAAAGGCCATTGGGATCGTGGACCCGGTCGTCAGGCTCAGCCCGCCGCCGGCGTACACGGCCGCGGAGCTCCAGGCTTTCGTCGGGCGCTACGCGAGCGATGAACTCGATACCTGGTCGGTCATCGAGGCTAAGGGGGACACCTTGCGGGCCCGGACCCGGTGGGCGGCCTGGGCAACGTTGCAGCCGATTGCCAAGGACCGCTTCGGCGTGGCGGGAGCCCGGGTCCAGTTTGAACGCGACCGGGCCGGCAAGGTGACCGGGTATCGGGTCAGCGCCGGCCGGATGCAGAACGTGGGCTTCGTTAGGCGGTAG
- the bla gene encoding class A beta-lactamase: MPELRPWCKIGDNLCRNQRPMKMCYALVLASILGGPLAAQDRLDLLSAEIDRVAPLSGGVLGIGIHHLETGRELYVRGDDQFPMASSFKVPVAVQLLTLVDQGKLRLDSMVTLKPSDLHPGSGTLTNLFDDPGVSLSVRNLLELMLLISDNSATDILLRLAGGGEPVNARLRALGVSGISVDRPTVALIADAVGVRNLPPESELTPKVFRELSRQVTDDERKAAVEVFYHDPRDTATPKGMAALLRKIWRGEALSPESTALLIDIMYRCQTGQARIKGLLPPDVRVAHKTGTLGLGVAADVGVIELPGGGGHLIVTAFVKQSTKDGPEQERAIAQAARAAYDYFLFHPGR; encoded by the coding sequence ATGCCTGAATTACGTCCATGGTGTAAGATAGGGGACAACCTTTGCCGGAACCAACGACCCATGAAGATGTGCTACGCTCTTGTCCTCGCCTCGATCCTTGGCGGGCCCCTCGCGGCCCAAGATCGCCTCGACCTCCTCTCCGCCGAGATCGACCGGGTGGCACCGCTCTCCGGCGGGGTGCTCGGCATCGGAATCCACCACCTCGAAACCGGCCGGGAGTTGTACGTCCGCGGCGACGACCAGTTTCCGATGGCGAGCAGTTTCAAGGTGCCGGTGGCCGTCCAGCTGCTGACCCTCGTGGACCAGGGAAAACTCCGGCTCGACAGTATGGTCACGCTCAAGCCGAGCGATCTGCACCCCGGCAGCGGGACCCTGACCAACCTGTTCGACGATCCCGGGGTCTCGCTCTCGGTCCGGAATCTGCTCGAGCTCATGCTGCTGATCAGCGACAACTCGGCCACTGACATTTTGCTTCGGTTGGCCGGCGGCGGCGAGCCGGTCAACGCCCGGCTCCGGGCCCTCGGCGTGTCGGGGATCTCCGTCGACCGGCCGACCGTGGCGCTGATTGCCGACGCGGTCGGGGTTCGGAACCTGCCGCCGGAGTCGGAGCTGACCCCGAAAGTGTTTCGGGAGCTGTCCCGCCAAGTGACCGACGACGAGCGGAAAGCGGCGGTCGAGGTGTTTTACCATGATCCGCGGGATACGGCGACTCCCAAAGGAATGGCCGCGTTGCTCCGGAAGATTTGGCGGGGCGAAGCGCTCAGTCCGGAGAGCACGGCGCTGTTGATCGACATCATGTATCGGTGCCAGACCGGTCAGGCCCGGATTAAGGGGCTGCTGCCCCCGGACGTGCGGGTGGCCCACAAGACCGGGACCCTGGGCCTTGGGGTGGCGGCGGACGTCGGAGTGATCGAGCTCCCGGGCGGGGGCGGCCATTTGATCGTGACGGCCTTCGTCAAGCAGTCGACGAAGGACGGACCGGAGCAGGAACGGGCGATTGCCCAAGCGGCGCGCGCCGCCTACGACTATTTCCTGTTCCACCCCGGGCGTTAG
- a CDS encoding MFS transporter — protein sequence MTDPNRQPTRLIVLLSLLSLVGYALRSNIAIAQELMAPELGLTMADMGSISAWGFQLAYALFQVPAGFLADRLGARVVLGLAVVGWAVASFATGLIGGGAGVFLSLFAARVLLGISQAATYPAGSMAISQAVPVERRSTANAIFISTALLGSALAPLTLAPLMVQAGWRAVFIASGVVGLVAAGLWFLFAPLPKRGLGIALPLREQAKQALSLLKHRDLMLLSTAYLLHSAVFFVFIFWFFRYLTDGRGMSLLASGVWGSIPPFTAFLLGPLGGLAADRLGRKFGQGRGARRVAMGCLFAAAAFVVIGANLSSPFLAIGALSLSVACISAAEGPFWTTATALGRHAPGAAGGVLNLMGNLGGVISIWAVPRMRDPLGWTGLLGVWAGVAVVAALLWMAVRVERTAPPATA from the coding sequence ATGACCGATCCGAATCGGCAGCCAACCCGCTTGATCGTGTTGCTATCGCTCCTGAGTCTCGTCGGCTACGCCCTTCGCTCGAACATTGCGATTGCCCAAGAACTCATGGCGCCCGAACTCGGCCTCACCATGGCCGACATGGGCAGCATCAGCGCCTGGGGATTCCAACTGGCCTACGCCCTCTTCCAAGTCCCCGCCGGTTTCCTGGCCGACCGCCTCGGCGCCCGAGTAGTACTCGGGCTCGCGGTGGTGGGCTGGGCGGTCGCGTCGTTCGCCACTGGCCTGATCGGCGGCGGAGCCGGCGTGTTCCTGTCGCTCTTTGCCGCTCGGGTTCTGCTCGGCATCTCGCAGGCGGCCACCTATCCCGCCGGCTCGATGGCCATCAGCCAGGCCGTCCCGGTTGAACGACGATCCACCGCCAACGCCATCTTCATCTCCACCGCCCTGCTCGGCTCGGCCCTGGCGCCGCTCACCCTCGCGCCGCTGATGGTCCAAGCCGGCTGGCGGGCGGTCTTTATCGCGAGCGGCGTGGTTGGCCTCGTCGCGGCCGGACTCTGGTTTCTGTTTGCGCCCCTCCCCAAACGTGGCCTCGGGATTGCCCTCCCGCTCCGGGAGCAAGCCAAACAGGCCTTGTCACTGCTCAAGCATCGGGATTTGATGCTGCTCTCGACGGCCTATCTGCTTCACTCCGCCGTATTTTTCGTCTTCATCTTCTGGTTCTTCCGCTATCTGACCGACGGCCGAGGCATGAGCCTGCTGGCCAGCGGCGTCTGGGGAAGCATCCCCCCGTTTACCGCGTTTCTCCTCGGCCCGCTCGGCGGGTTGGCCGCCGACCGGCTCGGCCGGAAGTTTGGTCAGGGCCGGGGTGCCCGCCGCGTCGCGATGGGATGCCTGTTCGCGGCCGCGGCGTTCGTGGTGATCGGCGCCAACCTGTCGAGCCCGTTCCTGGCCATCGGGGCATTGTCCCTGTCGGTGGCCTGCATCAGTGCCGCCGAAGGCCCGTTCTGGACCACTGCCACCGCGCTGGGCCGCCACGCCCCCGGCGCCGCGGGCGGGGTCTTGAACCTGATGGGCAACCTAGGCGGCGTCATCTCGATCTGGGCCGTGCCCCGGATGCGCGACCCGCTGGGCTGGACCGGCCTCCTGGGTGTCTGGGCCGGAGTTGCCGTCGTCGCCGCATTGCTTTGGATGGCCGTTCGGGTCGAGCGAACCGCGCCGCCCGCTACCGCCTAA
- a CDS encoding class A beta-lactamase-related serine hydrolase, producing the protein MTRSVLLLLFLLAGSTALPAQTADRFAPIRASIKRFLDSTNTASVAVAVAKDGKILWEEGFGWANREKMIGATHHTMYSLASISKPVTATGLMILVDRGRVALDQPANDYLGLGKLTGLAGDASRATVRRVMGHTAGLPLHYQFYYADRGYGPPTMDEAISRYGNLVFPPGKLHEYSNLGFGIIDHIIERASGQRYADFMRSEVFLPLGLTRTAIDIPPGMEDFAAERYDGDQKPIPFYTFDHVGASAVYSSAHDLVRFGMFHLKNKLPDQRPILKPESVDLMHLPVAPASYGLGFGIAPDDMGFLRFGHTGGMPGVATAMNLYPTENLAIVVLANTGIRPDFIAQDIAAALLPRYADSLRVRRGRPAPAPRTFAATPELIGQWSGTMRTWDSTVAVRLLVKPDGDIHVWLGKQPRAILNEVSLIDGRLSGRFGGEIPTGDAKRWPHFVRLGLLLQDGTLKGQANAMSVTDPIMYSLASYVDLKKQP; encoded by the coding sequence ATGACCCGGTCCGTCCTCCTGCTCCTGTTCCTCCTGGCCGGCAGCACCGCCCTGCCCGCTCAAACCGCCGACCGCTTCGCCCCGATCCGCGCGTCGATCAAACGATTCCTTGATTCCACCAACACGGCGTCGGTCGCCGTCGCGGTGGCCAAGGACGGCAAGATCTTGTGGGAAGAGGGATTCGGCTGGGCCAACCGCGAGAAGATGATCGGCGCCACCCACCACACGATGTACTCGTTGGCCTCGATCTCAAAACCGGTCACCGCGACCGGTCTCATGATCCTCGTCGACCGCGGCCGGGTCGCGCTCGATCAGCCGGCTAACGATTACCTCGGATTGGGCAAGCTGACCGGGTTGGCCGGCGACGCGTCGCGGGCCACCGTGCGCCGAGTGATGGGCCATACCGCCGGCCTCCCGCTCCACTACCAGTTCTACTATGCCGACCGGGGGTACGGCCCGCCGACGATGGACGAGGCGATCAGCCGGTATGGGAATCTGGTGTTCCCTCCCGGCAAGCTCCACGAGTATTCCAATTTGGGGTTCGGCATCATCGACCACATCATCGAGCGAGCCTCGGGTCAGCGTTATGCCGACTTCATGCGGAGCGAAGTCTTCCTGCCGCTCGGCCTGACCCGCACGGCCATCGACATCCCGCCCGGCATGGAGGACTTCGCCGCCGAGCGCTATGACGGGGACCAGAAACCGATTCCGTTCTACACCTTCGACCACGTCGGCGCGTCGGCGGTGTACTCGAGTGCCCACGACCTGGTCCGGTTCGGGATGTTCCACCTGAAGAACAAGCTCCCGGACCAGCGGCCGATCCTCAAGCCCGAATCCGTCGACCTGATGCACCTGCCGGTCGCGCCGGCCTCCTACGGACTCGGCTTCGGAATCGCCCCTGACGACATGGGCTTTCTCAGATTCGGCCACACCGGCGGAATGCCTGGCGTCGCGACGGCGATGAATCTCTACCCGACCGAGAACCTCGCCATCGTGGTCCTCGCCAACACCGGAATCCGGCCCGACTTCATCGCCCAGGACATTGCCGCCGCGCTTCTGCCCCGGTATGCCGACTCGTTGCGGGTACGCCGGGGCCGGCCGGCCCCGGCCCCCCGCACCTTCGCGGCGACGCCGGAGTTGATCGGCCAATGGTCCGGTACGATGCGGACCTGGGACTCGACGGTGGCGGTGCGTCTGCTGGTCAAGCCGGATGGCGACATTCATGTCTGGTTAGGGAAGCAGCCGCGGGCCATCCTCAACGAAGTCAGTTTGATCGACGGCCGGCTGTCCGGGCGGTTTGGGGGCGAGATTCCGACCGGGGACGCCAAACGATGGCCTCACTTCGTGAGGCTCGGGTTGCTGCTGCAGGACGGCACGCTCAAGGGCCAGGCCAATGCGATGTCGGTGACCGACCCGATCATGTACTCGCTGGCATCCTATGTCGATTTAAAGAAACAGCCCTGA
- a CDS encoding serine hydrolase — translation MARIPAGGVTMVCSTRGRIWMAAGMLMAGGAPRAGRAQPAPLAGLDRYIESSMRAWKVPGLAMAVVHKGQIVLARGYGVRRVGSADPVTDETLFAIGSATKTFTATAIGMLAEQGKLGLDEPVIRYRPDFRLFDPVATREVTLRDLLSHRTGLAGGDFLWATGEFGRDEIVRRAGTIAPVWPFRSHFDYSNVMFIAAGQVAATVAGQSWDDLVKTRILDPLGMPATVTSVRSLPAGGNVATPHDPTDGEPRPVAWRNMDNTAAAGGINSNVRDMARWLQFQLGGGAVNGRQLVGRSFLDMMRKPETLIQRDGSWAMMSPEGHFMAYGLGWIMSDYRGRQLLQHGGGIDGMSAMVGLLPEADIGIVVLSNLNGNQLPLAVMMRVFDAYLQAPDRDWSGEYHQLGRGAEAAGKAEEQQRTRQLVAGTSPTLPPAGYVGTYREPTYGDLSVTMENGVLRARFGPEFVGRLEHLQFDTFRAVWDNPARETNYLNFTIDVTRRAAEADLYLWAPAHFKRVPE, via the coding sequence ATGGCTCGAATCCCGGCTGGTGGCGTGACCATGGTTTGTTCCACCCGAGGCCGGATCTGGATGGCTGCCGGCATGCTGATGGCGGGCGGGGCTCCGCGAGCCGGACGGGCCCAACCCGCACCCCTGGCCGGTCTGGACCGGTATATCGAGTCATCGATGCGGGCCTGGAAGGTCCCGGGCCTGGCGATGGCGGTCGTGCACAAAGGCCAAATCGTGCTGGCCCGGGGCTACGGCGTTCGGCGGGTTGGATCGGCCGACCCCGTGACCGATGAAACGCTCTTCGCGATCGGCTCGGCCACCAAGACCTTCACGGCCACCGCCATCGGGATGCTGGCCGAGCAAGGCAAGCTCGGGCTCGACGAGCCAGTGATTCGATACCGGCCGGATTTCCGGCTCTTCGATCCAGTCGCCACCCGCGAGGTGACGCTGCGGGATCTGCTGAGCCATCGAACCGGACTCGCCGGCGGCGATTTCCTCTGGGCTACCGGCGAGTTTGGCCGCGATGAGATCGTCCGCCGGGCCGGGACGATTGCGCCGGTATGGCCGTTTCGTTCCCACTTCGACTATAGCAATGTGATGTTCATCGCGGCCGGGCAGGTGGCGGCCACGGTTGCCGGGCAGTCCTGGGATGATCTAGTGAAGACCCGGATCCTCGACCCGCTCGGGATGCCAGCGACCGTCACCAGCGTTCGGTCCCTCCCGGCCGGTGGGAATGTCGCGACACCGCACGACCCGACCGACGGGGAACCCCGCCCGGTGGCGTGGCGCAACATGGACAACACCGCGGCGGCCGGCGGCATCAACTCGAACGTGCGGGACATGGCCCGGTGGCTGCAATTCCAGTTGGGCGGGGGCGCGGTCAACGGCCGCCAGCTGGTCGGCCGGTCGTTCCTCGACATGATGCGGAAACCGGAGACCCTGATCCAGCGAGACGGCTCCTGGGCCATGATGAGTCCGGAAGGCCACTTTATGGCCTACGGGCTGGGCTGGATCATGAGCGACTATCGGGGCCGGCAATTGCTCCAACACGGCGGTGGCATCGACGGGATGAGCGCCATGGTTGGGCTCCTGCCCGAGGCTGATATCGGGATCGTCGTGTTGAGCAACCTCAACGGCAATCAACTCCCGCTGGCCGTGATGATGCGGGTCTTCGATGCCTACCTGCAGGCGCCCGATCGAGACTGGAGCGGCGAATATCATCAACTCGGCAGAGGGGCGGAGGCGGCCGGGAAGGCGGAGGAGCAACAGAGGACCCGGCAGCTGGTGGCGGGGACCAGCCCGACATTGCCGCCCGCGGGCTATGTCGGCACCTATCGGGAACCCACCTACGGTGATCTGTCGGTCACCATGGAGAACGGGGTCCTCCGGGCGCGCTTCGGGCCGGAATTCGTTGGCCGGCTCGAGCATCTGCAGTTCGACACCTTCCGCGCGGTCTGGGACAATCCGGCCCGGGAAACCAATTACCTCAACTTCACGATCGACGTGACCCGACGGGCCGCTGAGGCGGATCTGTACCTCTGGGCTCCGGCCCATTTCAAGCGAGTTCCCGAATGA
- a CDS encoding S9 family peptidase, producing the protein MRNGSIGLMGVVLVAGSSSAQSITIEQITGAPFAQALAVGGGTVAWVHNTRGVRNVWVASGADLKGRQLTSYSQDDGQEIDDVVVSPDGKAIFYVRGGDPNRRGEIPNPTSDPGGQEQAIWRVALAAGPPVKVGNASGPVVSPKGDWVAYTMAGQVWVAPVTGAGEGKQLFKARGAAGELAWSPDGSKLAFTSNRGDHAFIGVFDLPGKIIRWIAPSADRDGAPAWSPDGNKIGFIRIPAGFDPPLFGPMRTNRPWSIWVGDVASGQASQAWRAAEGRGSAPHQIEGPSLLWGAGDRLVFPWERDGWAHLYSVAASGGDAVLLTPGAGEVEYLAMTPDRQSVIYNSNIGDIDRRDLFRVPVAGGAPVALLPTDGIEWAPRPMSDGRIAFLRSDAKHPSHVAVLAGGQARALAPEAMPANFPVQRLVEPKQVVFSSADGLLIHGQLFLPPDLKPGERRPAIAFFHGGSRRQMLLGFHYMFYYHGTYAMNQWLASQGYVVLSVNYRSGVGYGMEFREALNFGATGASEYYDVLGAGGYLRGRPDVDGAKIGLWGGSYGGYLTAMGLAKSSDLFAAGVDIHGVHDWNSGTQNFVPSYNPLERPESARLAFESSPLRWVDTWKSPVLLVHGDDDRNVNFNETVRLVEALRKQGVEPEQLVFPDDVHDFLTYANWNRVYHATAEFFARKLMGNR; encoded by the coding sequence ATGAGGAATGGATCGATTGGTCTCATGGGGGTGGTGCTCGTGGCTGGCTCGTCCAGCGCGCAGTCCATCACGATCGAACAGATCACCGGGGCGCCGTTCGCGCAGGCCTTGGCGGTGGGGGGCGGAACCGTCGCCTGGGTTCACAACACCCGCGGAGTTCGGAACGTCTGGGTTGCGAGCGGGGCTGACCTCAAGGGTCGGCAGCTGACCAGCTACTCCCAAGACGACGGGCAAGAAATCGATGACGTCGTGGTGTCGCCGGATGGCAAGGCGATTTTCTACGTGCGGGGAGGCGATCCCAACCGGCGGGGGGAGATTCCGAACCCCACCAGCGATCCAGGCGGCCAAGAGCAGGCGATCTGGCGAGTAGCCCTGGCCGCCGGGCCGCCGGTGAAGGTCGGGAATGCCTCGGGCCCAGTGGTGTCGCCGAAGGGCGATTGGGTGGCGTATACCATGGCGGGCCAAGTTTGGGTTGCCCCGGTGACTGGGGCAGGCGAGGGCAAACAACTCTTCAAGGCCCGGGGGGCCGCCGGAGAGTTGGCGTGGTCGCCGGACGGGAGCAAGCTCGCGTTTACCAGCAATCGCGGCGACCATGCCTTCATCGGGGTCTTCGACCTGCCGGGGAAGATCATCCGGTGGATCGCCCCGAGTGCCGATCGCGACGGGGCCCCGGCATGGTCGCCCGACGGGAACAAGATCGGGTTCATTCGAATTCCGGCTGGATTCGATCCGCCGCTCTTCGGGCCGATGCGGACCAACCGGCCGTGGTCGATCTGGGTCGGCGACGTGGCCTCCGGGCAGGCCAGCCAGGCGTGGCGGGCAGCCGAGGGCCGCGGCAGCGCGCCGCACCAGATCGAGGGGCCGAGTCTGCTGTGGGGCGCCGGTGACCGGCTCGTCTTCCCCTGGGAGCGGGATGGCTGGGCCCATCTGTATTCGGTCGCCGCCTCGGGTGGTGACGCGGTGCTCTTGACGCCCGGCGCCGGCGAAGTGGAGTACCTCGCGATGACGCCCGACCGACAGTCGGTCATCTACAACAGCAACATCGGGGACATCGACCGGCGCGATCTCTTCCGGGTGCCGGTGGCCGGCGGCGCCCCGGTGGCGCTGCTCCCGACGGACGGCATTGAATGGGCCCCCCGCCCGATGAGCGATGGGCGGATCGCCTTCCTTCGCTCGGACGCCAAGCACCCATCCCATGTCGCTGTTCTGGCTGGCGGCCAAGCTCGGGCGTTGGCGCCGGAGGCGATGCCGGCTAACTTTCCCGTCCAGCGCTTGGTTGAACCAAAACAGGTGGTGTTCTCCTCGGCCGACGGGCTGCTGATCCACGGACAGTTGTTTCTGCCGCCGGACCTGAAACCGGGGGAACGCCGGCCGGCGATTGCGTTCTTCCACGGCGGGTCCCGGCGCCAAATGCTGCTTGGCTTCCACTACATGTTCTACTATCACGGTACCTACGCCATGAACCAGTGGTTGGCCAGTCAGGGCTACGTAGTGTTGTCGGTGAACTATCGGAGCGGTGTGGGGTACGGGATGGAGTTTCGGGAGGCCTTGAACTTCGGCGCGACCGGTGCCTCGGAGTACTATGACGTGCTGGGGGCGGGCGGCTATCTTCGCGGTCGTCCGGACGTTGACGGGGCCAAGATCGGCCTCTGGGGCGGTTCGTACGGGGGCTACTTGACCGCGATGGGTCTGGCCAAGTCTTCCGATCTGTTCGCCGCCGGTGTCGACATTCACGGGGTGCACGACTGGAATTCCGGGACCCAGAATTTCGTGCCGAGCTACAACCCGCTCGAGCGGCCCGAATCCGCCCGGTTGGCATTCGAATCGTCACCGCTCCGATGGGTCGATACCTGGAAGTCCCCGGTGCTCCTGGTTCATGGCGACGACGACCGTAACGTCAACTTCAACGAGACGGTCCGGCTGGTCGAAGCGCTCCGGAAGCAGGGGGTTGAACCGGAGCAACTCGTCTTCCCGGACGACGTTCATGACTTTCTGACGTATGCCAATTGGAACCGCGTCTACCATGCCACGGCAGAGTTCTTTGCCCGCAAACTGATGGGCAATCGATGA